The Mobula hypostoma chromosome 1, sMobHyp1.1, whole genome shotgun sequence genome includes the window GTAGATCAACGAAAGTAGAATTGGTGAAGTAGGTAAGCATGTGAGAGAAAactgtgcatttcactgtatgagtcaatgtgcatgtgataaataaatctgaaataggATACAGGGGAGAATGGGACTGACAGGATTGATCTAGACCTGGTGAGTAATTATAATTAAAATGATCAATTTTAGAAGTAATGTTTGTTCAATCCGAACAGAGAACAATGAAGGCATTAGGACAGGTTGCCTGTGAAAGACTGGCAAACTATTAAAGGGTATGATAAAAGGCAAGGAGTGACTAGCACTTAAAAATGTTCTGATAATGGTTCTctacccaaaatatcaactctccatttccctccatagatgctgcctgacctactgagttcttccagcattttgtatgttgctgcagatttccagcatatatAGTCTTTCTTGTGTCTGCATTTAACAAAATAATATGTTTGTAAAAAGAAAAATTCCTTCCATTTGAAAATATGGTCCTGCAGATTGCAGAGAAAATAAATATGGTATTAGATCTTGGAGACTTAAAGTAGCCAGGAAAGGTAGAAATCCTGAAGACTGAGAACATTTTAGAATTTGACAAAGTATGGCCATGAAGTTGAAGGGGAAAATCAAACATTAGAGTAAACTTATTAAAAAGACAATAAGAATATCTTTATCCATGTTAAAAATGTCTATTAGTTAAAAGAAAAACAGTAGCAACAAGAAATGGGGGTCTGTTACATAGATGGTGGATTTATAACAGGAAATGAGAAAATGACAGGTAATTTATTAAGTATTATTATTGTTTGGCTTTGGTAAACAAAATACAAGAAACATTATAAGTGATGAAGAAATAAGGGTACAGTTTGGATGAGAAAATGAAAGAAGTACTGCTAGAGAAGATAACAAATCTGAAAGCTGGTAAGTCACAAGAACCTGATAATTTGCACTTCAAACTTTTGAAAGAAATGTATACAGAGGTGGTGGATGCTCTGAGATTTCTTGCAGGACTCTATAGATCCAGGAATGATTCTTGTAAATTGGTGGATAATATATGCAGCCTCACTTTTTAAGGAAGCAGAGCGAAAATTGGAAGctacctgttagcttgacatcagtagttaGCATAACTCTGGATCCTCAATAAAGGATGTGCTATCAAGACACTTAGACTCATATTAATTGTGCATTTTATTATGAAGAGGAAGTTGTATTAACTCATCTATCAGAGTTTTTTTGAAGGTGTGTCCAGAGAATAGATTAGGGGAAATCAGTGGAGGTGATGAAAAGGATGCAAAGGCTGAGAACTTGGAGAAAAATGATAGAAGAAAATCTGAGCAAAAATGTCAGATTTCCATGATGAGCGATTGATAACACTCAGTATAAACTTACATGTAACTAAACCCACCTATCatggcattttgttttttttctgcaggcTTTTATCTTAAATGCAACGTTTCTCTATACTTGTAGCATAGGTCAGTTAAAATAATTAGAATGTTTTTGGCTTGGTGTAAAATCAAAACTACCTAGCCTGCTTTTCAAACAAATTTTAAATGTGGCAGTTGAGAAGCAATTTAAAAAATGCAGGCAATGGAAGCTGAAAATAAGAGCATATTTCTAGAAATTCTTGATAAGTTAGGCAGATCTGTACAGAAAGAACAGTTTCTCAGTTAACTTTATTTTTCTTCCTACTGAAAACAAGAATTTCCAGCATTCTTTTGCATTATAAATGTCAATATTGTTCGCAGCGATTGCTCCAACTGTCATTGCTGCAATGTTGTATTAAAATATGTACACTGTCTTAATTGCATTTACTATTATGTATTAAAAATGACTGCAATGTCTGGTGTGAATTCAAATGTTGTTTGCTGTCTGTGCTTctattacattttttttctggATTGAGGGAATTTGACATTTTACAGAACTTGAATCTCAATTAATGCCCCAGTGAGTTGATTCATATGGTAATCTTTTATAATATGTTTTTGTTAGATTCTGGGTACAAACAGGACCACAACATACATTAAAGAACATTCTGTTGTCGATCCAGTTGAACGAACTATGGAACTTTGTTCTTCTAATGTAAGTAAATTAATTTCAAACTTAAACTGCTATGGACCACCACTGGTTGGATTGTTTGGAGTTGATTATGAATATTTTCAACCATTTCTCAGAATCATAATcattttattgccagtatgtgacaCATAGCAGCGTTGATTGTGGCTCAGTGCCAAGCACAAAGCACAAGACAGTACCATAACAGAACAACACTTTACAAGACAATAATGCAAACAgcaatgagcaatcaacaattagcagaatggtcacatgGGCAGACATCAATCAAACTTAAAGAAATGTGAAcagatcaacagaacaaggagagcaggaaggaccatttaacagatgttgtgcagggacagttagaatattacacctgagtgagttgtTGAGAAGCAGGATGGCTACAGAAAAGAAGCTTCAAAGATGACATGTAGTCCTGGTGTTGATGGACTTGTGgcatctccctgatggcagtttgGTAAACAGGTGACTGCTAGGGTTGGGGCATCAGCAGTAATTTTTTTCAGCTTAGCCTTGATTTAATCCATCTGTAGACTATTTCAATATCATTGGACTTGTTATTCCTGAAGCTGTTATTGTAAAATCTTCAGGGAAAATTGCCATTCTCAAGTAATGTAATGTTATTTATGAAACAGTTGAAGATGATTCTGCCAGGGATCCTTCCCCAAGGAGTTCATGCAGTAATACCCTTGGATTATAATGAATGGGCTACCGTACTGGTACCTGTTTTTCTTAACATTATTTATTATTCATTCATTgaggtacagtgcagaataggcacttctggcccttcaagctacgTTACGCattaacccctgatttaaccctagcctaatcacaggacaatttacaatgactaattaacctaccaacctgtccacctttggactttgggaggaaacccacacagtgatGAGGAGACGGTACGAACTCCTTTTAGACAGTGTGGATCCTTAAAGAAAGTACAAAGGAGgtgtgcaaggcaagttttttttatttacacagaatgctgggggcCTGGACTGCACTACCAGAGGTGCTGGTGCGGGCAGATATTGTAGGAGTGTTTATTAGACTTTTAGATTGACACATGAATATAGAGAGAAGGGAAAGATATGGTCAACGTGTGGAAAAGGAGGATTAGATTGGTAAAAATCATTGGTTTAACTCGTGCAGCACATCATGGCCAAAGGtcctttcctgtgctgtactgttctatgttctacattaacTCCAGTCTTGGCACCAGATAGTTTTTAAAGCAGTAATTCTTTAAAGTTGAAGCAGATGTATCCACGTTTGAACAAAACTTTTAGTTGTTTATGTACAAGCTGTACGTTTGGTGCTAAAAGTAAATGAAGGTTTTGTGATTGTGAATCTATAATGTTAatcctattttattttattgcagATAACTCTTACAAATTTAGTGTCAGTGGATGAAAGATTGATCTATCGACCTCATCCTGAGAATCCAGAAAAGTGAGTTGAGTTTGGATTTTAATAATGTCTTTGGTTTTACATGCAATATCAGTGTCTTGCAAGTTACATCTAAATAGCAATCATTATTCATTCTGCTGACAACTGCTCAGAGACATTGACGAATTTAGGGAAAATGGCCCTGAAATGCTTGATCCTGTTCTGCACCCTCTGTTGGATATTTTGGAAAAGCAACAATGAGGTTCATAAAACCAATCAGATTCAAGAAACTTTACTGAGTGCATAATTTCTTAGTCATAGGGCACAGAAACTAGGAAGTATTTCTTAGCTTTAAATTGTGCACTAGAAAGAAAATCAAGATAAAGGAAAGCATGGGTTGAAAGAGGTGTGAGAAATTTGTGAAAGAATGAGTCACCATATTTGTAAAATTTTAGAACCAAAGTGATTGTTTCCCATTTATTATTGGTGATCGCACTTTAAAAAATCATAGACACTTAAATAACTAGTGTTCTTCTGTTGCTTTTAGTAGGTTTTTGATGGGTAATTGCCACAACTTCATAACTATAAAGATTTCAGAGTTGAATCTCTTGGTGATTCAGCACTACAGGATATCCTAGAAGAATGAGATATCTTTGGCCAAAATTTTGGAATTTGATATTTAATTAATAGCACATACCCTAAAAATTGCTGTCCAGTTTATTCCATGATAATTGCCGATAATTAAGATCCGTTGTTAGAATCAGTGTACAATCCAGATTTTCTTTGTGAATTAGTGGATTTGGATTTGAGCAGTTAAGGGCTTTGATTTTTCAGATCAACACAGCCAGCAACGTTGTCTACCTGCTGATAAGGAGGTTAAAAGACAACGATATAACATAGCAGTAACTGTTTGGGAGAAATTGTGTACAGAGTAGAATCAAATTTGGGAATAAAGTTCTCCATCACAATAAAAGTCTCATTTTCAACACTTTTGTTGGATCAGAGAATGTTGCCACTTTGAATACAATAACATACATAACAGGAATAGGCCACTTAGCCACCTCAAGTCTGTTcttccattcaataaaatcatggcagaTCTGTCTTGGGCTTCATCTCTTCTGTACCAGTTCTCCAAATCCttcaattccctgatctttcaaaaatataccTACTTCCTCTTTTAAAATGTGAGTGTTTGGATATAATGAAAGTTATATAACTGAGAGATTAGTTCTTGTTTTTTGTTTTAGGACCATTTTGACCCAAGAAGCTATTATTACTGTAAAAGGAGTTATTCTAAGTAGCTATTTGGAAGGATTAATGGCCaacaccatttctgctaatgcaGGAAAGGTACGTGTATAGATTCACAGATTTTTCTTAACCAAACATGCCCAAGGGACTAAATGGACTTTTCCTGTTCCAGTGCCTTTCGCATCTTCTGGAATTTCTAAAGCATTGCCCAATCAAGTATTTTTGCGGTGTATCTATTGCAAAGTAATATAAAGTTTTTTTTACTTTAACCAGTACACCATGAAGAACtcttattaagtattttgcatcaatttaGAGAGAGAAAATGGTTTTAACATCTCATACTAAAGGCAGTGCAGCATTCCTCAATACTACCCTCTGGAGTTTACATTACACTTTTTAAGCATTCAGGCCCTCAGGTTTATTCGTGAATTCACCGAAGAAGCTCTGCCTTGTTGAATCTTGTTAATTTTGTTACTCTGTCATTCCTATCTTATCTATGCTTGAGCTGTTGTATCTACTAACTTATGCAGTTCTATGCACCATTAACCTATTTTGGTTTAATTTTACTGTGTGTCTTTAAAGTTGAGGGACCTACTTGGCTTCCATGTCTACTACTTCTAAAGCTTAAAAAAATGAACCACTTTCTTCTCTACCTGTTACTGTCTCTCAGACTAATCCATTGAAATATCCTAAAATCTATCATTACCATTAAATTAACGAATCAACTTAATCTAATGATTCAGTAAATAGTTTTGTTTTATTATCCTTTGACATTGAATTCTGATACCCACCTTGGAATGTTTGGATAAATGAGAGTAGAATTCAAATCAGCTTATTTGTTTGGATAAGGGATGATTATTACttcacatgtaaaaaaaaattaattctaTAACATTATGGCTAATCTGATTGTAACTTAAACTCTGCATTCCTTCATATCCCCAGTAGTTTTTTCTCAAATCCCCTTGCCTGCCAAGAATCTTTCTTTGCCTTAAATGTACTACCATCCTTTGAGGAAAAAAAGTTCCAAAGATACATAGAATTCTATAACAAATCATATGGCTATGTATATCTCTTGAATATTTGATCCTTTAGTAACTCTGACTTCAGATTCTCCTAAagaggtaacatcctctccatatccatcctCTGAAGGTTTCTCAGGATCTTGTATGTTTTAATCAATATTCCTTTCACTCATGTAAACTCCAGTGGATGTTAACCTCATCTGTAAAGCTTTCCCTCATAAGGCCACACTTTGTATAAAGAATATAAACATTGTCTGAATACCTTGAGTGAAGATAAAACTTGCCGTTAAAGGACTGTATGAAGAATTTTAGTTTTTATCCTACTATTAATACAAAAAAGATGTTTTATTGTATGGTGAGAATACTGCAGACTTTGTATGCCCCTGTATGACATTCCTTTTCTGTGTTGCTCTAGGGGTGGGATGCTATTGAGTGGATAATTCAAAACTCTGAAAGTGTTAACTAACAGCTTACACTTCTGCAATTTGCATTAACCAGTGGTAACTATTTATTGAAATACCCAGCTAGTCTAATGTTTTATTGCATGTAATGGGCTCATGTTTGAGTGGCATGGACTGCATGTTTGTTATGCTTATAGCTAGCTATAATTTAGAAGGTGTGCTATCTTGTcattaaaaaaatcaaatgttTAATCTTTCAGCTGTATATATTTTACACCATGTGTTGCATTTTTCCCAAACATGCATTGATTATAGCATCTATCCTCTGGTACTTAAAAAAATGATGTGCATTGTCTTGGGTGAAT containing:
- the LOC134352254 gene encoding PRELI domain containing protein 3A-like isoform X4, with translation MRKYPNPMNPNVVGVDVLERNLDTRGRLHSQRLLCTEWGIPSIVMTILGTNRTTTYIKEHSVVDPVERTMELCSSNITLTNLVSVDERLIYRPHPENPEKTILTQEAIITVKGVILSSYLEGLMANTISANAGKGCKAIEWVINKTNETEELSASVQENVKSPTAVAAAED